The Helicoverpa zea isolate HzStark_Cry1AcR chromosome 2, ilHelZeax1.1, whole genome shotgun sequence DNA window GTATGGTACTATGTTATTATAGTACGGTCTGTTTGCGTGGCAACTAACTGGAAATCTACATAAACAGAAACAGTATATACTCGTGGCtatgaaaataattactttttttactacgtgcaataaaaaatgtactgaCTGAGCCATGAAATTCGTTTTCTATCCTCAGAATATGAATGAAACTataaaaaatgttgtaaatGTTATGGTCTTGTTCTATTAATTATGATATAGTtaccataaaaatatgaatagtaAGCCAACAATGAGGCCACACAACAAATATTCGACCCAAAACGATCGTACGATGGCTTTGGATAGCGATGGCTTGATGCCTTTTCTCTTGGCAGTGTCTAGCTCTTCCtgccacgcttgctcaaggcggtCACCCAGACGGCCGGAATTGTCGCCATCACGCGCTCGCCACAGGTCGTCCACTGTGAGGCCATGTTTGAAGCCACGACGGAATAGACTAAAGCtccatctgaaaaaaaaaaacaaaatttcagGTAAGTCAGTATGTTTTGTTTCTTGATTGGTGATAGAATAGACTAAAGCtccatctgaaaaaaaaaaaacaaaatttcagGTAAGTCAGTATGTTTTGTTTCTTGATTGGTGATAAACAGCTCGGTCTACATGAACCCGCATGTATACTCTGAACTTAGGTTCttgtaatattattgtaaatatttttaggtagtAAGTTGTTATGTTCGTTTGTTTCACGCAAAATAGGAGCCTAAAGAATAAAGTTTAGTGACCACGACAAAAAACACGACCGTTATCGAAACTGGTTCATTAAATTCAACGAAGCTCCCGGACAGAAGAAACGCAAACATGTCACTTGACCAGTTTAACCTATTTATTCCAGAGCGAATCTATCGGCGAAACAAGGCAACAGAGATAACATACTCGTAATATTATGTGGATGAAAATGACGAGTAtttgttcaattttatttatcatgttttctcgcggtttcgatcgcgtcccgtgggaacttctttcTGTGTTACttggggatagtctagctttccatcagtgaaataatttttcaattcggttcTGTTGTTTCGGAGGgaaaaaaggtaaacaaagagttactcatttgttttaaataatctgCGCGTAGATGACCCGCTATTTTGTTATTCCATGATTTAATTCAAGTATTTTACCTCTTTCAatctaaaataattaagaatgaATTACTAGGAATGTGTGTCACGCGATGACaatcagtggcggattaagagtatccgaggccctaagcacagagcctgtgtagaccctcTATTGCTTAAATGGAAATGGAAGGAATGGAAGGTTGAAAAAATTGActgagcgaagcgagcgtgatgCCTTTTGTAGTTagaaatgcgcgagcgaagcgagcgcgaaatttttttcttactcgtacggaggtaaaatgtatcacaaacatacatagtttctgaatacgcgagcgaagcgagcgcgaaattttaattatttttaagactcagaaccaaaattacgttcaATGTAGGCCAAACgtacgtacttaactttttatttgttggcaaatgtaaaaacgaggacatacagtttctgaatacgcgagcgcaGCGAGTGAGAAATcctgattattttttaagactcagaaccaaaattacgttcaATGTAGGCCAAACgtacgtacttaactttttatttgttgacaaatgtaaaaacgaggacatacagtttctgactacgcgagcgaagcgagcgagaaatcttgattattttttaagactcagaaccaaaattacgtaacagGGCTACATgtcaaaccttcatttctttctacAAGTTtcgttggacaagtaagatggatatatacgtaagatcgataacaacgtcaACGCGACGTCGGTCCGCAGACCACTTGGAaggcctccagggaccaccagtcgtccgcggaccaccggttaagaaccactgatctaaagcatccaaaattttcggatatgtttgttgtattgcactcgtagttacaacgtgagcttcccaacgagtGTCCGATAGCGACTTCAaaacgctatcgttgcctaataattcttttaaaactgcccaacgatgagtagaagccgaaaaaaaattgtaggtataacaacaggggcccgattctcctaagttaatattgtcaaaatcgaatagaaattgaatcgcaatatgatcggaatagcagttttaaccttatcgggtattctgctactaatataagaccaatcgtattccaacgaaattcggttggtttgcgattggtctcctattttggtgattttggtctatagtttgttctacaatcatattgcaatcgtaaatcatttgcagacaaaatgatttattattgaatgacagaaaaggataaaaacgtttatttcaaagaaaaaatagcggaatgccatataCGCTTAAATCGTAATTGAGTCAGGATTGGATCTCGGTCGAACCGAGTcgacgtgaatcgtatgtcgcttaagtaaaattaggagaatcggggaaaaaaaatctctgcgatcgtacaacaatcaaGAGCACTGTGATTTCAGacatattgtggatgaatctctataaaatgtaggtataaactgaaacgccagcagaggatggaggcccctggagaacaggggccccaagcacgtgcttgttgtgcttatccgttaatccgccactgatgACAATAAATGGACTAGCGCTTTGTGGAGcagtaataaaacattaattgtCATAGCGTGGAACAAACGAACAGTTAAACATAGGTAGATACACTACATGTCACTTATGAGGCCATTGAGGCCAAGACATAGAAATTACGTTTAAACATagagtctgttttttaatctcgtagactaaattgacacttgcaaaatgtcaaactttctaataattttgctagctctgtggtgcagtgttgtacttacgataccggttcgttgaatcgtaactttttacaataagtcatcctgaaataatgggcttatccttgatgattacgcatggctttgcgtggtcagatatccctggcagtttgtagcacgtcgtacagccatgtgtacaacgtacgtgaattttaaatataaaactttgaatgaatattaaattcgtctattagagataaaaagttacgattagagataaaaagatattagagataaaaagttacgtctgtacattttcagcttgcattcattcaaaaggtaattaagtgttagttttgctcctcgaattgcaaccttggtttatactctatacgtacaaatcgttactatccgattctgtcacttactcttctcatactgagcgtcagtagcgattgcgccgttgaaacatcaaattcgcacgtaaagtagcttactcgaagtgaatactcacattttggggattgatattagaacgataaaacatttatttatttttgttttaagcttgattgtcactaatgggttatttttactatattttaagatagttttttcagcgttttgcgtatatttttcaaggaaaaataggaggccgccattaggacaacagttttgacttaaaaccgtggccgacttaaagcaaatgcagtctattttataaattcctattgtactaattccgttggcttaacaagagaatttgcaaagcttataggcaaatagatctattttacgtttaatagccaaataacggccggggtgatattagttgaatctcgagaaataaggtacaagaaataggggccgacattagaatcgtaaataatcgtaatgtcgaccagcctcgaactcaagcgccactatacaggctgatgaaaaaatacttttatattttttcattttctcaaaatgaaataatttatttattataattcattatatcgtataggagttaagtttaaatgtaggagttgacagtattgtaggcatgtttatggtagctttatagtttgatacttgctatctattaaaccgttcttattagcttaaaaaatataaatggttggtcgtgaatacgactttttttgtttaggggaaacaaaaaaaatattttactataaattaaacaaatacaattacaaatgtatacttagtattatattataattctgctaaaataaatcatgttaataatatttgtcactgccttaatttaaaacagcctatacctggccgacatttggaaaaaacgcaaccgaccttgggccgtgaatggccgactttagggtttttctgttctcgacgcatctaagccttattacttttttcttttcgtagaaatatcaatcttatgcctataaacatgacatagattaatcaaactatccaaaaccgcatcagaaactatctttcgttggaaactgacggtgctatagcgaaccgcaatcagaaaatcgctaagggggccgacatttggcgtatttaccctatatCAGTCCGCGAGAATTTCCCACAAAATGGGCTTTAAGTAGTGTAAGTATGAACGTAAGAAATATAAAAGCTTTTTGGCTTCTGTTTCTCTAGCATGTCTCTGCTGGTTGAACTACTAATGACACAAAGATCACGGAATACACAAATGTCGATTAACTATCCTGCTAAATTTATAAGTATGGTAGGTACTCCAGTTCCTTATCTCCATCAGCCTTAACAAGGTTCTCTCATCTTGCGACGGATGGAATGATATCAACAGCCTTATTGCTGCGTTTTAATCGGGACCTATATCAACACTATACATCAGGCTTAATAACAATGAGTAGTCCTATCCtataaatgatgatgattgatgatgataatatatgGACAGAGTACATTATGACAGCTCAAGCAAGTAGGGTACCTGCTCACAATGCTATAACCTCGCATCACTGCACTCATAAGATATGTTGGTCCCTGATGTTCACTGACATAAGCAGTTAAAGTTTCAAATAGTTTAAATAGGTATGTGCTGGTTTAAGAAACATGTAAGTACCTGCGCGAGTTCGCCTATAAATGTAAATCTTCAAGTCTCTGCCAGTCGTCGTTATTATCAACATCGAGTAAAAAACGGTAAAAACATCACGTTTGTCAACTTGCAAATGTTTACCATCATTTTAAAACTTACGATAAATGTAGTTAATTtgtgtttctttttctttgcaGTATTCCACAAACATCTTCACACATTAtatgacttttatttaaaattcagtttaaaaatgacatgagtttaaaaatcaatgtaaaatcATAATTCAGCTACCTACTTAATTGAATCataagtttaatatttatttgagtaAAAGGTCCTTTAAAAACTGTTTATCTTTAGTTTAGAGGTATAATTATACCTCGCTTAACTAAGCGAAGTGCCTACTGAAGTGGAGTTAGGTATAGCACCTGCACACACGATGATTTGGGATTTGGGATTTTAGGAGTGGCAACACTGGTGGCCGGTTGTCAAAAATATGTGTCctagtttttactttaaaattaaatagttttagtgaTTTAATTATCGTAAATGACCTTAGAATCAGTAGATTTAGTGATTATATATAAGGACAAATGTTAGTGAGTGATTTCGTTGCGAGACAACAATAGAAATCCATCGTAAAGAAACGGCTGTCATCCCAACGGACTGATTTGAAAGTGTTCGAGACGTACATAAAACCCGGGGAGTATTTgcttatttactatttattcgaTATTCTGTCCACTCATTTAACTATTTTTCTATACGCAGCATATATATTTAATGTTAAATGACCAAATTATCTTCAAGCTGCGTCTAAATATGCCCCTTAACTtataagttaaataagtttACATGTGTATGACTTAACGATATCAGCTGTTTTATGTGGTCATTGTTAGATTATATCTCAAATCCAATGAATTATTCTTATCAACAATTGATTACAAATTCATTCTAGTGATCAAATACTTTAATTTTCAAATgatacattagaaaaaaaatataccctcaacaactttttaataagtattttattttattttttggtttctAGGTACATAATTTACCTGAATTCTAATTAAACAATACAGAGTACTCTTTTCCTTATAATTAGCTTTAGAATCTTTAACTCTGTATTGAGTGTTAAAACATTTCTCCAGTCCTTTGTTTCCAAACTTTACTTTTTAACTTTCTCTTTCTCCCTTCACTTAGCTGTCTCTTCTCACATTCCAGGGTGCCTCAGGGTTAGCTATTCATCATGGTTACCCGTAGAGCTGCATTTGAGGAAAAGTTGAGGGCTACGTTGAAAGAATTGGAAACTAGCAAAAACCTGTGTAAACAGCTGCTACAAGAACGGGATGATAGCGAGGTAGAAGTTAAGGTTATTGTAGACAAGAACACTGAACTTAAGAACCAGTTGGCTGAATTACATATAGAACATATGGATTTACTCGACCAAAATCAACACCTAAATCAACTTGTATCAAACATGCAAGAGTGCAGCGACACACATGAACTGGCCTTAGGACGGATCTCTGAGCTGGAACATGAGCTAAGCAGAGCCCACAACACCATCACACAGTTGGAGTCTGCAAAGTCCAGTGAACGGTCTGCGAACACCTGCAGCCTGTACGATGAACTTGTTGGTAGTGCGTCTGGTTCTTGTAATCAGCCAATGATAACAATTGACTTGACCAATGATACTTTAGTACAGAATAAAATTACAAGTAATacacacaacaaaattaaaaaatatttaaaaattaataaggttGTCAAAAAACTTAAGAAAACTTTGAGAAAGTACACAGTTTTTAAATCGCATAACATATTAAGAAGaaagaacattaatttaattaaagatttaaataattgtgaACATCAATTGGACATTAGTAGGACAAGGTATGATAGTGACATCCAACGTTTACAAGCTGAACTttgtattaaagaaaataccattagggacattttccATAAATATGAAGATTCACAGCAGGACCTAACAAAGCGTTTGCAGGAGGCCTGTGAGCTGGTAGACTTAGTCATACAAAATGCAGAGAAGTATGACTTGCTTACAAATAACATCTCTTGTAACTGTTCATGCCTCCCAACATCTGAAACCCACTGTGTAACACCCACACACGTGCCACAGTGTGTGTCACCCTCACAGGAGCCCCAGTCTGTCACAACCCTGGCCACTCAATTTGAAGAATATTCAGACAAGGTTACGAGTGTGAGTAATAGtaaaataacatatattttttcagataaGTTTGGTCAAGGCATTGGTAGTATTTTCAATCAGTGTTCGCAGCAATATGTTTTAAATCACTGTGTACCTGGTGCCAGTTTTAGTCACTTAGTTCAAAACATTAAGTTGTCTAAGCTTATCCCAGGTTCaactgttatattaatttatggtGATAGCTTGGCAGTAAGTAGAAAAGAGTTATTAGATTAtgtaaatctaataataaatttaaatgacATTAAATTCATATTATGTGCTCTGCCATATTCTTATAACTTATCCGTTGATCAAAGTAGGCACATATTTGATTTGAACATGTTCCTTTATAATAGGACTTGTCAACTTGTTAATGCCATTctttattttgacataaatgagtatatttttgattttaaattgacaGAGTACTCAATGTATTTACCAGCTAGGTGTAGGAGACATATTGCTAATATTTTAGCATATAGTATACAAACTGACACAGGTACGTCTGATGTATCTTCGGATATTGTTAGTAGTAATACTAACATAATTATTGATTCGCCCagtagtttaaactattaggcGCGACAAAGGATGGGCCGCATTTAttgaatgttgtacatcaaaatATGCAGGGCTTGTCTGGCAAAGAAttagaattaagtttatttttggagAACCATAATGTTCATGTTCTATGTTTAACTGAACATTGGTTAAAAGAACATCaagtttcatttattaataatagtaatttCACTGTGCAAAGTGCGTTTGTAAGAAAGAATGCTATACGAGGCGGATCTTTGGTTTTggtttcaaatatgttaaaatgtaaacaacgccCTGATTTAGATAGTCTTTCTATCGAGCGCACCATTGAGCTGTCTTGCGTGGAACTTGAGcgttatattattgtttgcgtTTACCGGCCCCCCTTAGGTGACTTTAACAATTTCGAATCAATCATTGaagatttacttaataaattaaaatcaagcaccaaaggtaaaattatatgtggagattttaatgttaacattTTGGAGGATTCTCCTTTAACTATAAGactattaaacttatttaagtctTTTAACTTACTAAATATATTCTTTGAACCAACCAGAATTACGGCCACTACTTCTACCTGTCTGGATAACATATTTAGTGACACTGAGGCCTCCAACAACTTAGTCATCAACCATCTTACGTCTGACCACTGTGGACAAAAAGTTAGTTTTCCTATGTTAGTTCACACtgagccacttaaaatagaaTGCAGACCCTATTCAGTTAGTCGTTGtgttagatttaaaagtaatgttacaaaaaatcttGAACCTTCTATTCTTGCTAATGAGGATCCTAACACCATTTATACATCTCTCTTTGGTGTCATACAGAATGAGTTCAATTCTTCATTTAAGACCAaaaccttaaatattaaaggtacctcGGCCAAATTCAACAAATGGGCCACTCCAGGTATTTATATAAGTAGAGCGAGACTATATGAGTTATACGGTATGAAAACTTGTCAATTTGACGATAACTTTGTAAACTATGTTAGAcaatattccaaaatatttaaaaaggtctgcaattttgcaaaatcaaaatttttaagtgattctattaaaaactcctcaaataaaattaaaacaacctggagaattataaataatgaaactggCAAGTCAGTGAACCAGAACAACAAGTTAGAGATTAAACTGGACGACAAACTTGTTAGTAATGCGGCTGATGTAGCCAAAGCTTTTAATGAGTTCTTTGCGGATATACCTGTAACCACGACTCGCTCCTTAAATTCATCTTCAACTGACGCTGAACAGCTTATGCGTGCTAGTGTGCCTCagtgtaattctttgtttagttttgaGCACGTTACTCCAATggatgtaattaatgtttttaaaactcttaaattaaaaaatacgggtGATTTTTGGGACATTTCCATCAAACTATTAGGTAATATAATTGACGTCATTGCTCCTTACCTTGCTATCATATTCAACAAGTGCATTGACACTGGTGTTTTTCCTGACCTcatgaaacacagtaaagtcatacctctatttaaatcaggcaaTAAGTCGGACATTAGTAATTTTAGACCTATTTCTATCCTGCCTgcctttagtaaaatttttgaaaagttaatactcaagcagttactacgatatttcaatttaaatagcctccttcatacagaacaatatggctttaccaAAGGTCGTTCTACCACAGATGCTGGTGTTgcacttttaaaacatatttataacgcatgggaaaattctcaaaatgctattggagtcttttgcgacctttccaaagcttttgattgcgtccATCATGATACACTTTTACGTAAATTACGGTTTTACGGAGTCCAAAACGGAGCTCTCGGCATAATAGAATCGTATTTACAACATAGATTGCAATGTGTAGATGTAAATGGTTCTAAATCATCAGGCCTTCCAGTTCAGCTAGGCGTGCCACAAGGCTCTATATTAggtccattcttattcttagtataCATCAATGATCTGCCTTACCACCTCAATAATATCTGCGACGTTGtattatttgctgatgatacgtctctcattttcaaagttgacagaaatagagagcaatttgaagaggtaaacagtgcactctcattagttacgcactggtttaccacaaacaatttagtacttaatgctaaaaaaacaaaatgcattaagttcactatgcctaatgtaaaaaacctagGTCCTAATGTTATCCTAAACAACGAGGTTCTTCAAACCGTTGCATCTACTGTGTTTCTGGGTATAACAGTAGATACAAAACTTCAATGGGGTTCACATatttctagcctcgcgggaaggcttagttctgccGCCTACGCCGTCAGGAAAGTCAGACAGTTCACAGACGTCGACACTGCTCGATTGgtgtatttcagtaattttcacagcgttatgtcctacggtatcctgttgtggggcaaagccgctgatatagagaatatatttattctacaaaaaCGTGCTATACGTGCGATATACCAATTAGCTACCAGAACTTCCCTCAGAgagctgtttaaagaaattggtattcttactgtggcatcacaattcatctttgccaatatactgtatattagacagaacttacatttatataccaaaaaaagtgaagtccatagcattaatacaagaaataagcataaactgtgtgtaccctttcaccggcttcataaagtgcatgGTTCATTTCTGGGTCTAGGTATTCGTttctataataaacttcctctgTCTTTATTAGAACagccgtttaataaattcaaagaacaaattaaggctattcttattcaaaaggcatattatacaattaacgattatttgaatgataaaaatagttggtcgccatgttgaacgcaagacagctatattataattgtcttttttttttttgtgaatgacatcttaattttacaatcaattattattattcatttttttttttacaattttatatttttattaaattcttgaccgttatttgaagcttactagtttgagataggcacctacgtgttttccgcttttatctccgtccttttctaccccatatcttgcatctctctcgcacaccgaccagtttcactccccaccaggcaggaggcgacgagtgttctcggcggccacagttcgtcattggcgtcttgttttccgcccgagaaggttgtctaaccaaccgctgtagtatttcgttgaaaaataaactcagtgctctcgcagaacacaggtgagtttataatatttta harbors:
- the LOC124638349 gene encoding uncharacterized protein LOC124638349, which produces MVTRRAAFEEKLRATLKELETSKNLCKQLLQERDDSEVEVKVIVDKNTELKNQLAELHIEHMDLLDQNQHLNQLVSNMQECSDTHELALGRISELEHELSRAHNTITQLESAKSSERSANTCSLYDELVGSASGSCNQPMITIDLTNDTLVQNKITSNTHNKIKKYLKINKVVKKLKKTLRKYTVFKSHNILRRKNINLIKDLNNCEHQLDISRTRYDSDIQRLQAELCIKENTIRDIFHKYEDSQQDLTKRLQEACELVDLVIQNAEKYDLLTNNISCNCSCLPTSETHCVTPTHVPQCVSPSQEPQSVTTLATQFEEYSDKVTS